Within Vicia villosa cultivar HV-30 ecotype Madison, WI linkage group LG1, Vvil1.0, whole genome shotgun sequence, the genomic segment TTTTCATGGAACGATTACTTCCAATTGCATTCAGTTCACTGCCCAAGAATGTGCTTAATCCACTTACTGAGATCAGTCAATTTTTTAGAGACATTTGTGCTTCAACTTTAAGAGTAGACGACATCATTAAATTGGACCGAAATATTCCTGTCATTCTTTGCAAGTTGGAGCAAATATTCCCGCCAGGTTTCTTTGATTCTATGGAGCATCTCCCTGTGCATCTTGCTTATGAAGCTTTTCTAGGTGGACCTGTTCAATATAGATGGATGTATCCATTTGAAtgattcatgggtgattcaaagcgatcagttAAAAATAAGGCACGAGTTgagggatcaatttgtgcacattATATACATcgcgaaacatcacatttttgctctCATTATTTCAATCACATGATGTTGTCTCCAAGAATCATAAGGAATGAAGTTAACTTcagtgaaagaagtcaatttacctTATCAGTTTTCGGTCGTCCAGGCCGTCCCGCAGGGAAGAAGAGTGAGCATTGGCTTTCACAAAAAGAAATGCAATCTGCTCATGTTCATGTGCTGAttaactgcgttgaagttaaaccatatcttgagtaagtatattttaaattaaatcatgTGCTGTTTAATTGGTTAAGATTTACCTTCTCtaacctttttttcttttcgaaATAGGGCATTTGGTACCTACTATTATCAAAGCACAGGCGAACAACCATCGACTGGTTACACACATGCCTATTTTCCAACATGGTTTAAGCAGCAATTATCATGTATTGTTACACTAAGTCCTGACTTAATACATTTGCGAAATTTGTCTGAAGGCCCTAGTCAACGTGtaaatgaatggcacacataTTTTGTAAACGGTTACAAATTTCACACTGAGGAATGGAGTGTAGGGAAGAAAACCGTAAACAGTGGTGTAgtcgtaaaaggagttacagaggGTGGTGAGGACGACTTCTATGGGGTTATCACACATATTTACGAGTTGGTTTATAATTATATGGActcggaaaataaagttgtcttattTTATTGTGATTGGTATGATCCATCTTCTAGAGGaacaaaaattgataaaaagtATAACACTGTTgagattcgaagagatagaaagtacaaagagtatgaccctttcattATGGCACAtaatgttaggcaagtttattatgtaccttatccttcaaTTACCCCACGGAAACGAGAATGGTGTGTTGTAATCAAGTCCAACCCAATGGGTCACATTGAGACTGATGAGTTAATGGAAGATGTTGCATACCAACATGATGAGATTTCACCTGTTAATGAGGTAATTGAAACTGAGGAGATTGTAAGTTTGTGTGATACTGCAGTTGAGGGTCAACAAATTGACGCAAGTATCTTGTTGTCAACAAATCCTATtgaagaagagcatgaagagcTAGGAGAGTCTGAAGACAATAATATCAGATGCGATGAAGACAATGAAgattatgatgatgaatgaattgaaTATGTAATATTATCTTGTGTATTTCACATATTATCATGTGTAATAGTATCTTGtgtaatattaacttttaaatattatcttgtgtaatattaaatttcaaatattatcttgtgtaatatattaactttcaaatAGCATCTTATGTAATATTAACTTGATAATATTATCTTgtgcaattatctttcaaatattatcttgtgtaacAGGAAAAGATGCCAcccaaaaaagatgaaaaaggtaaGGGTCAACTAAAGCCTCGTCGCACTAGATTCATTGTAGAGGAGGTTCCTAACTCAGATATGTTCGTTCCTATGCCACGCTCTACTCCATGCTATACTCCACCGCCTATGCATCCTACACTGCCTATGCATCCTACACCGCCTATGCATCCTACACCGCCTATGCATCCTACACCGCCTATGCATCCTACACCGCCTATGCATCCTACACCGCCCATGTCTGGATCGTTCACTGGATTACTATCCATGCCCCCTGGATCAGGTTTTTTTTGTCCTCCTGGATACTCTTACCCCACATATTTTCCTACAGAGACAGGTGGATCAAGCATGCCATTACCCATGCATATGGGGACAGGTGGATCTGGTAGCATGCCATTACCCTTGCATATGGGGACAGGTGGATCTGGTAGCATGCCATTACCCATGCATATAGAGACAGGTGGATCTAGCATGCCATTACCCATTCCTTCAGAGGATGATACCAGTGCTCCTGGAGATACCAGTGCTCCTGGAGATACCAGCGCTCCTGGAGATACTAGTGCTGAGGAGCAAACAAAGAGGAAgcgtattttgaaaaaaaatacgaCTCAAAAAATTAAGTATCATGAGGGCAGACTATGCATTTATCCCGATGCAGGATCGtaagtttttgtgtttttatattatattttaaatatgagttttatttaatCAATACTAACTCAATATTTTGTTGTTTAGTATTGTTCCCTCACATCAGGCAGTATCGATcataacaaatattataaaagagAAGTACACACAATTTTGGGCGTCTTATGGAGCTGTAGATGAAGATGAGAGGGAAAAATGGTTTCAGGCATTTCAGGTATAATTTACTTATTCATTTTgacatttcctttttaatttttgtgatattcatgATTCTactttatctaatatttttaaattcatacaaCAATGTAGGAGCGTTGTGTTTGGGATGTTAGAGATGAGGCCGCGATTAAAGAAAACTTTCACACAAAATGTGCTGCTCGATTTTCTGATACCATGAGGAATGTTAGACTTAAATGGGAAGCAAAAGGGACACGTCCACGTTGGATAGGAGAAGATATATTCCCACAGCTTATTGATCATTGGAATTCTGATAAGTTTAAGGAAATATCTGAGCaggcaaagaaaaatagagcatCTGAAGTTGGTGGCTGCAACTATGCAGCGGGAAGTATTAGTGTGGCTGAAGTTGCGCGAAGGATGGtacataaatttataaattttttattaacctattatttaaatgtttcattatgtataattaattttttttacttatttagccTGAAGAATTAGGCAGAACTCCACTTCTTAATGAGCTCCACATGGAGACTCATCTCAAGAGAAATGGAGAGTTTATTGACGAGCGCGCAAAAATCACTCAAGTAAGTTACTtttatatcaaatatattttatttatttcttttatatgcacatagttttatttcttttatatgtaatagtttatttgaatcatgataacatttaatttttttataggagaatTTTGATAAAGAACTTGCCATAAAGTTGTCAGAGCATCCTGAAATACCCGAACCACCACCAGGGTATCCTGTTGACCCCAGTCTTGGTTTTCAGACTTGGTATAAGGTTTCAGgtggaaagaagaaaaatgggaGGGTGTATTGTACTGGAGGGTATTCCAAAAATATCAAGCGGCGTAGTAGAGATTTCAAAATGAGATATGCTGATGGAGAAGGATCATCCACTCCACCTATATTAACCGCCGAAATGCTTGAAACTGTGAGAAACTTGGCAAATACTGAGGCAGCACAACAAGTAGCAGCaagaaatttggaaattgaagagatgaagagaaaacaattagagatgcaggaggaaatgcaaagaagagaaagagaattacGGGAAGAAATGAGGAGAGAATTTCAGGAAGAAATGAGGAGGCAGACACAGGAATATCAAGAAGCAATGCGAATTGCAAATGAGCGGTCATAAAGGTTTGATCAGTTTTTTGCTTCACAAAATATGAGTGGTGGTGGATTTGGAGGAACTAGTGGATATGGAGGAGCTG encodes:
- the LOC131657580 gene encoding uncharacterized protein LOC131657580 yields the protein MMLSPRIIRNEVNFSERSQFTLSVFGRPGRPAGKKSEHWLSQKEMQSAHVHVLINCVEVKPYLEAFGTYYYQSTGEQPSTGYTHAYFPTWFKQQLSCIVTLSPDLIHLRNLSEGPSQRVNEWHTYFVNGYKFHTEEWSVGKKTVNSGVVVKGVTEGGEDDFYGVITHIYELVYNYMDSENKVVLFYCDWYDPSSRGTKIDKKYNTVEIRRDRKYKEYDPFIMAHNVRQVYYVPYPSITPRKREWCVVIKSNPMGHIETDELMEDVAYQHDEISPVNEVIETEEIVSLCDTAVEGQQIDASILLSTNPIEEEHEELGESEDNNIRCDEDNEDYDDE
- the LOC131657588 gene encoding uncharacterized protein LOC131657588 → MPPKKDEKGKGQLKPRRTRFIVEEVPNSDMFVPMPRSTPCYTPPPMHPTLPMHPTPPMHPTPPMHPTPPMHPTPPMHPTPPMSGSFTGLLSMPPGSGFFCPPGYSYPTYFPTETGGSSMPLPMHMGTGGSGSMPLPLHMGTGGSGSMPLPMHIETGGSSMPLPIPSEDDTSAPGDTSAPGDTSAPGDTSAEEQTKRKRILKKNTTQKIKYHEGRLCIYPDAGSIVPSHQAVSIITNIIKEKYTQFWASYGAVDEDEREKWFQAFQERCVWDVRDEAAIKENFHTKCAARFSDTMRNVRLKWEAKGTRPRWIGEDIFPQLIDHWNSDKFKEISEQAKKNRASEVGGCNYAAGSISVAEVARRMPEELGRTPLLNELHMETHLKRNGEFIDERAKITQENFDKELAIKLSEHPEIPEPPPGYPVDPSLGFQTWYKVSGGKKKNGRVYCTGGYSKNIKRRSRDFKMRYADGEGSSTPPILTAEMLETVRNLANTEAAQQVAARNLEIEEMKRKQLEMQEEMQRRERELREEMRREFQEEMRRQTQEYQEAMRIANERS